The nucleotide window CCGCTTCAGCAGCACCGTGTTGAGCAGCAGCAGCAGCAGAATCAGCGGAATGCCCAGCTTCACGGTCAGCTGATAGAAAAGGCCCAGCGGCAGCCGGGCGTAACGCTCGGCCAAGGCAAGCGAAGCCCCGGTCAGATTTTCCTTGTTGTTGAGCCCGATATAAAGTGAGTACAGGCACAGCAGACTAATAAAGCCAAAGTGCAGCAACTGGGCCCGCGGAATACCAGTCAGCGTCGCCTGCAGGCGGTTAGGCCCAGCTTGCTTGCTACCTTGCCAGGCTCCGTAGAGCAGCGCTGCCGGGCAGATGATAAGCACCACAGCTGGCACCAGGGGCCCGTTGAAGGCTAGCACCACGGCCAGTATTGCCCACCCGACGTGCTGGGCTATGCCCAGCTGCAGCGCCTGCCCAGTGTAAGCGGCGCGGTAGAAGGGCCAGAAAAACACGAGTAATAAGCCCATTGGCAGGGCATAGAACACGGTGTAGGTTACCGATTTGTCGATAATACCCATCTGCATGTTGTAGCCCGAGGTGTGAAACAAGGGCACAAGCAGTGCAGCAGCCAGCAGCAGCTGGGGCCAGCCGACTTTGGCCGCTACCCTGATGTAAGCCGCCAGCACGAGCAGAAGCAGCAGCTGCACCCCGGTTTTGAGGAGGGCACTGGCCAGATACACGCTTTCAATCGGCGAGACAAAGGCCTTTAACGCCAGCGGCACGGTCTTGAAGTAGCTGGACAGCAACTGGTGGGCAAAAAACCGGTTGGGTGCCGCGTACACTTCATTTTTGAGCAGTACTCCCAGGCCTAGCGGGTCCTGCAGTACCTGGCTGTACCAGGGCGCCGGCAGAATAATGGCTGCCATGTCGCCGTCCAGCTCCACATTTAGGTGCTGCCAAAAAGAAAAACTGGTATCCAGCAAAATAAAGACGGCTAAGGCCAGCCACAGATACTGTTTGCGCATTGACTTCCTAGAGTAGAAATACTATAAAACAGGCTTAGCCAGGCCGCAAAAAAGGCCGCACAGTAACTGCACGGCCTTTTTTGCGGATGAAGCCAAGGTTAGCCGCGGGGCATGGAGGTGCCGGGCTTGCCGGTAGGCTTCTCGGGCTTAAAGTCCTCGTCCACGGCGTCCATGTCCAGGAAGTGGGTAAACGTGTCGCCGCGCAGGCCCAGACGGATGGTTTCCAGCGACACTACCTCATGGGGCGCAATGTTGCCCAGGTTCACGTTGGCCCCGAGCAGCTTGATAAACCACACTTGCTGGGCTTTCTGGGGAGCTTCCCACAGGATTTTCTCGAACGGAATCTGGGTCAGGATTTCCTCGACCAGACCCGAGCGTACCTCACCGGTGCTGCGGAACAAACCCACGTTGCCGGCCTCCCGAGCCTCCCCGATTACCTTGATGGCCCCGGCTTCGAGCTCGGTTTTCATCTGCGAAATCCACTTGTAGGGCGGAATGATTTTCTCGGCATCCTTAGAGCCTACTTCGCTAAGCACCTTCACATCCTGGGCCAGGGTACGAATGTACTCCAGCTTCCGGTCGTGCTTGAGGTCAATAGAGCCGTCGGAAACCTCGGCGTATTCCATACCAAACTCGGAGAGCAGGCGGCGGTAGTCGTCGAACTGGTTGCGGATAATAAAGGCCTCAAACAGCGTTCCGCCGAAATACACCGGAATACCGGCAGCCTTGTAAGCGTCCAGCTTCTTGCGCAGGTTGGGCACCACGTAGGAAGTGGCCCAGCCGAGCTTCACAATGTCGGTGTACTCGCCGCCCACTTCCAGGAAGTTTTCTACTTCGCGGATGCTGAGGCCCTTGTCCATAACCATCGTGTAGCCTTGCTCACGGGGCTTGCTGGTGCGTTCGGGGAGGTTGTTGAGGCTGTAATTCATGCGTTGAGACTTGGAATCTTAAGGTCTAGAAAACACGTTGCCGCCCGCTCGAAGCCGAAAAGGACTCCGGAGGCCGCGCCAAAAGTACGCCCGAATTCTGTAACCGCTCTTACATGCAAAAGGTCCGGGCCGCTGGCAGATGTTGCCAAGCAGTCCGGACCTTGCAGCCGAAGCCTCGAAAAGTTATTTGCGGTACTGATCAATCAGCCGGGCCAGGGCCCGCTGCGACTCCAGCTCGGGGAAGTACTCGAACAGCAGCCGATGCTTGTCGAAATCCAGCACCAGGGCATTTTCCAGGTACTGATACGCTTCCCGGTAGCGGCCCGCCGCCAGCAGATACGCGCAGAGACGGTAGTGCAGCTCCGCCTCACCGGGCTGAATTTCTACGGCGTTGCGCATCAGGTCAATGGCCTCGTCGAAATTGCCCTGCTCGTAGAGAATAATGCTCCAGTTGAGCCAGGCATCCTTATTATCGGGCGCTACCTGAGTGGCTTTATCGTAGCATTCCAAGGCACTTACCACAGCACCTATCTGGTACTCGGCGGCGGCTAGGGCCATCCAGTATTCCGCGCTTTCGTCGTAGAGCGCCACAGCCTTGCGGAAGAAGTGAATGGCTTCAAACCACCGCTCCTGGGCCGTCAGCACGATGCCGATACCAAACCAGGCCTCGTCCATGGTCTGGTCGAGGTCAATGGCGTGCTGGTAGTTTTTGCGGGCAGCATCCCACTCGCTCAGCTTCTCGTGGCACTCCCCGATGTTGCACAGGGCTTCGGGTGTGGGCTGGCCTTCCTCGTAGCT belongs to Hymenobacter cellulosilyticus and includes:
- a CDS encoding phosphosulfolactate synthase encodes the protein MNYSLNNLPERTSKPREQGYTMVMDKGLSIREVENFLEVGGEYTDIVKLGWATSYVVPNLRKKLDAYKAAGIPVYFGGTLFEAFIIRNQFDDYRRLLSEFGMEYAEVSDGSIDLKHDRKLEYIRTLAQDVKVLSEVGSKDAEKIIPPYKWISQMKTELEAGAIKVIGEAREAGNVGLFRSTGEVRSGLVEEILTQIPFEKILWEAPQKAQQVWFIKLLGANVNLGNIAPHEVVSLETIRLGLRGDTFTHFLDMDAVDEDFKPEKPTGKPGTSMPRG